A segment of the Sulfurovum indicum genome:
AAGAGACGATAGAACGTACACGAAAAGCCATTAGGCATCTCTCTCAATTCATCCCCTCTTTCGCTTCGGCAAAAGTAGGCTCCAAGCCGCTATTTGGTGCACAACAGATCCCCGGAAACGACCCCACACTGCGTGTTGCAGAGGTGGCATTTCCTGCACCACACTATGCACGATGTGAGATCGTCAAGGTCTCTTCGACTATCGATATGTCCTATGCCATTCTCGATGATCTTGTAAAATCAGGACTGCTTGAACCTTCCTCTTGCAAGCCCGTTGTACCAGAAAAGATGAAACAGATCAAAGAAGATGCGGTAAGCAAACAAGCTGAAATACTCTGTGAAATGAGAGAATACCCCACAGCACTCGCACACCTCTGCGTACCAAAGTGCTGATCTCATAGAAAATAGATAACACACAGGCTATACTTATATATCTGTAAACTATTTTAAGGACATATTCATATAATGAAAGCTTTCTTGATACTGTTTCTTTTTATCACACAGCTCTTTTCAGAAGCGAAACTCGAACACGTCACCATCAACAACCATGACTTCACCATTGTCACAGAGGATTACGATATTTATGACAGCAAAGGTACGGTCCTGAAGTTCTACAGGGAAGAACGGAATAATGATCTTAAACACCTCTTTAGTCTGACCCTTTATGACAAAACGGGCTCATGCAGTGCCAAAAGTATTGAAAACGGGCACTACGAGATCAACGGTACCACCATCACACTTTACAGTTTCTGGGATCGTCAGGGACGTATTTACGACGTACCTTACGGTGCACGTATCATGAAGTATGAAGTGCAGCCATCGGGTACACTAAAATTGATTTCAAGCGAAATATACATAGAGACTGCCGAAAAAAGCTTTGATAAAGAGAGCGGCATGCGCTTTTTATGGCAAACACCTGAAACAGAAAAAGAGAGAATGGCTTTTAGCCGCTACATACAAAACACAGAGCGTCAGTTCAAAGGGACCTTTCTCGTCGGAGAAGAAGCCGAGCAACTGATGAAAAAGGTAAAGTCGGCACTTGAAAGAAAGATGTCAAAGCGCTGGAAGTAGCTACAGGAAATGGTGGCTTTTACAGGGAAAACGTTCATCATTCCTGACAACTTCGGCAAATACATTTAAAGGTGTATCTGTCTCTCTGGCAATAGCTTCCAACGTACTCAAATGCTCTTTTTTAAAGCCGACAAGCATCTCGTACTCTTCTCCGCTAAAGCCGACATCATCGCTAATATTATCTAATATATCAAACCCATATTCATTCATATCAAGAAGCTTGTTCGTGTCACAGTAGAGTCCGTCTGAAATATCCATCCCTACACGCAGGAACGGTCGTGCCTTATAGACAAAGTCGGCTCTGAGCACCGGTTCGTAAAATCGTGAACCGGGATCTACTCTCCCGCCTTCCAAAAGTATATCCAGATCCCTTTTGCTTTCACCCAGCGTACCGGTAAATGCAAGCAGATCACCCTCTTTCAGCCCTTTGCGCAAAAGAGGATTTTTACTCTCGGAAACTATAGTAATACTCAGGTGCAGTTTCTCTCCGCCTATCGTATCGCCTCCGATGATCTCACAGCCGTACTCACCTGCTGTCTGCTCCATACTCTGCATCAGTTCATCGATCTCAGTGATACTCAGCTCTTTGGGAAGGGAAACCGTTACAAGTGCGTATTTCGGATAGGCATTCATGGCAACTGCA
Coding sequences within it:
- a CDS encoding thiamine-phosphate kinase is translated as MDKEAYLISRLNSKYVGDDAAIIGNTLYSMDAFFEDTHFKREWMSMSQIGRKAMLINLSDAVAMNAYPKYALVTVSLPKELSITEIDELMQSMEQTAGEYGCEIIGGDTIGGEKLHLSITIVSESKNPLLRKGLKEGDLLAFTGTLGESKRDLDILLEGGRVDPGSRFYEPVLRADFVYKARPFLRVGMDISDGLYCDTNKLLDMNEYGFDILDNISDDVGFSGEEYEMLVGFKKEHLSTLEAIARETDTPLNVFAEVVRNDERFPCKSHHFL